Part of the Micromonospora rhizosphaerae genome is shown below.
CGCCACTGGGACTGGAGCTGACGGATCCGCTCCCTGGTCGGCTTCTCGGTCTCGTCCGCGCAGTTGACCGCGAGGTTGGCGTCGAAGAGGTTGGAGTATGTCCCGTCGTCCTCGCGGCCCGCGTACGCGTCGGCGAGCTTGAACACGTCCGTCGGGTCGCCGCCCTGCAACCGGTCGATCGCCCGGGCCAGCTCCTGCCACCCCGACTCCGTATAGAGCGAGGAGATGACCGCGTAGAAGACCCAGCCCGAGGTGGCCTCCCGCCCGCCCGTGCCGCGTACCGGGGAGACCCTCGCCTTGTCGATGGCCGAGGTGACCGCGCCCCGGGCGTCGGGCGCGATGGGGCAGCGGCCCGCGTTGGCCGCGCACCACCGGTTGAAGTTGTCGAATGCCCGCTCGAAGCCCTTGGCCTGGCTCTCCGAGCCGGCGATCAGCTTCTGCTGCGGGTCGACCGCGCCGTCGAGCACCAGGGCCCGCACCCGCTGGGGGTAGAGCTGAGCGTAGGTCGCGCCGAGCAGGGTGCCGTAGGAGTAGCCCAGGTAGGTGAGTTTCTCGTCGCCGACCGCCGCCCGGACCGCGTCCATGTCCCGGGCCGCCTGTTCGGTGGCGTAGAGCGGCAACTGGTTGCCGTACCGGTGGCCGCAGCTCTGCCCGATCCGCCGGTTGAGCGCGACGAACTCGTCGAAGGATGCCTGGCTCTCCGGGTCGGGGTCGTAGCCGAAGCTGGCGTCCAGGTCGGCGTCGGAGATGCACTTGACCGGGCTGGATCGGGACACCCCGCGCGGGTCGAAGCCGACGATGTCGAAGCGGTCGGTCACCTTGGCCGGCAACCCGCCGAACGCCGGCCCGAAGGAGAGGTAGACGGCGGTGTCCACACCGGAGGCGCCCGGCCCGCCGGGGTTGATCACCAGCGAGCCGATCCGGTCGTGCTGCTTGTTCGAGCGGGCCCGGATCAGCGCGATCTCGAACCTCTCCCCGGCGCCCGGCCCGGCGGTGGCGCCGGTCGCGGTGCCCCTGTTGCGCGGTACGGCGATCCGGGCGCACTCGTAGCGCATGCCCGGCGCGCCCCGGCCGACCAGCTCGTTGGGGACCTCCGGACAGTCATGCCAGCTCGGCGTGGTGCCCGGGGCGGCTGCCTCGCCCTCCGTCCGCGGCGCGAACGCCGGCAGCGTGCAGCCGGCGGTGACCACCACCGCCGCGGCGAACCCGGCCAGGGTGAGCCGGGCCCGGCGGATCCGGTCGGAGAAGCGGGTCACGTGCGAGCCTTCCGTGATCGGGTCGACGGCCAGGCTACGCCGGGCCCGGTGCGCTGCCGGCGGCCGCCGCCGGATCCCCGCGCAGCACCTGGTCCACGTCGAAGCGGATCGGGCGGTCGAGCTGGTCGTAGCGGCAGGAGCGGGGATCGCGGTCCGGACGCCAGCGGACGAACTGGGCGGTGTGCCGGAGCCGGTCGCCCTCCATCGCGTCGTAGCCGACCTCGGCCACCAGCTCCGGGCGCAGCGGCTCCCACTCGAGGTTCTTCGTGCCGGTCCACCGGCTCACCCCGCCGGGGATGCGCTGGCCGCGCTCGTGGTCGCCGTGCACCCACGGGTGGTCGCCGCCGACGTCGCGGTACGGCGCCAGCTCCGCCAGCAGCTCCTTGCGGCGGGCCGCGGTGAACGACGAGCTGACGCCGATGTGGTGCAGCACCCCGGCGTCGTCGTAGAGGCCGAGCAGCAGCGAGCCGACCACCGGGCCGGACTTGTGCCAGCGGAAGCCGGCCACCACCACGTCGGCGGTGCGGGCGTGCTTGACCTTGAACATCAGCCGCTTGCCCGGCTCGTACGGCAGGTCGGCCGGCTTGACGATCAGGCCGTCCAGCCCGGCGCCTTCGAAGACCTCGAACCAGCGGCGGGCGGTCTGCGGATCCGTGGTGATCTGGGTGACGTGCACCGGCGGGCGGACCTTGGCCAGCGCCTCCTCCAGGCGGGCCCGGCGCTGCGGGTAGGGCTGGTCCAGCAGCGCCTCGTCGTCGATGGCGAGCAGGTCGAAGGCGACGAAGTCGGCCGGGGTGGTCTCGGCGAGCAGCTTGATCCGGGAGGCGGCCGGGTGGATCCGCTGGGCGAGCAGCTCGAAGTCGAGCCGGGGCTGGCCGCCCGGGCCGTCGCGGCGGATCACGATCAGCTCGCCGTCGACCGCGCACCGGGACGGCAACTGGCTGCGCGCCTGCTCGACCACCTCGGGGAAGTAGCGGGTCATCATCTTGCCGCCCCGGCTGGCCAGCTCGACCTCGTCACCGTCGCGGAAGATGATGCAGCGGAAGCCGTCCCACTTCGGCTCGTACGTCATGCCGGCGGCGGTGGGGAGCTGGGGCACGCTCTTGGCCAGCATCGGCTCGACCGGCGGGTTGATCGGCAGGTCCACGGCGACCAGTCAATCAGACGGCACCGACAGTCGTGAGGCGGATCACCGGCGGTGCCGGGCGGCGTGTCCCGCCTCGGCCCCGTTCGTCCCCCTCGGGCGGATGATGAAACCGCAGGTCAGAGCTACTTTCGCCGGGTGCGGGAGTGGGTCTGTGGCTGCTGCGGGCGCTGGCGGGTCAGCGTGGAGCTGATCCGCGGTCGGTACCGCTACCGTCTGGTGCACCGCTACCGGCCGGAGTTCGGCGGCGGCAACAACGTCATCGGGGAGGTCTCCTCGGTGGCCGAGCTGGAGGAACTGCTGCGCAGCCGCAGCCCGCTCGGCCTGGCCGACCTGCACGAGGCCGCCTGAAACCCGGCCCGGCCGGGGATCACCCGCCGCCGATCCCCGGCGTAGCCTGAACCCGTCGCCAGGCTGAGGGGGCTTCATGCGGTTCGAAAAGACGACGGAGATCGCCGCCGATCCGGACCTGGTCTGGGCGGTGCAGAGCGACATCGACCGCTGGCCGGAGTGGACGCCCTCGGTGCGCCGGGCGCAGCGGCTTGAGCCGGGCCCGCTCGCCGTGGGGTCGACCGCCCGGTTGGAGCAGCCCCGGCTGCGCCCGACCGTCTGGCGGGTCACCGAGCTGGAGGCCGGGCGGGGCTTCGTCTGGGTGTCCCGCAGCCCAGGGGTCCGCAGCACGGGTGAGCACTGGATCGTGCCGCTGCCCGACGGCGGCGTCCGGGTGGAGCTGGCCCTCGATCTCTCGGGTCCGCTGGGGCCCCTGCTGGGCTGGCTCTACGGCGATCTGGTCCGGCGCTACATCGGCATGGAGGCCGACGGGCTCAAACGTCGGTGTGAACGGGGCTGACGTGCCCGAGCTGACGTACCCCGAGGCCGGGGCGACCCGCGCCGGCCGACTGCCGGCGGGCTACCACCACCTGCGGCATCGGGTGCGGCTCCCGGACGGCTGTCTCCCCGCGGCCGGGGACGCGGTGCTGAGCTGGCGGATGCACCGCGCCGCAGGCGTGCGGATGCGGACGGACGCGCCCCGCGCCGAGGCGGGTGTGCGGGTCACGCCGGGCCTCGGCGTCGGCCCGCTGCGGCTCTGGGCTCCCACCGAGGTGGTCTGGGCGGAGGACGGGCCGGACCGGGCCGGGTTCGGCTACGGCACCCTGCCCGGGCACCCGGAGCGGGGCGAGGAGGCCTTCCTGGTCACCCGGGACGACTCCGGCGCGGTCTGGTTCGAGGTGCTGGCCTTCAGCCGGCCGGATCGCTGGTTCGTCCGCGCCGCCGGGCCGCTCGTCCGGGCCTTCCAGCACGGGTACGCGTGGTGGCTCGGCCGCACCCTGCGCCGCCTCTGCGCCCCCGGCTGACCGGCCGGACGGCGGACGGTCAGAAGCGGGCGAAGGAACGGATGGGGGCGCGTGGGCCGTACCTCGGCGCCTGGATGCCGGCCGCCTCCAGCAGGACGCAGACCCGGCCACGGTGGCCCCGGAACGGCTCCAGCAGCGCCAGCATCCGGGCGTCGTCGCCGCGCGGCTCACCGGC
Proteins encoded:
- a CDS encoding alpha/beta hydrolase gives rise to the protein MRRARLTLAGFAAAVVVTAGCTLPAFAPRTEGEAAAPGTTPSWHDCPEVPNELVGRGAPGMRYECARIAVPRNRGTATGATAGPGAGERFEIALIRARSNKQHDRIGSLVINPGGPGASGVDTAVYLSFGPAFGGLPAKVTDRFDIVGFDPRGVSRSSPVKCISDADLDASFGYDPDPESQASFDEFVALNRRIGQSCGHRYGNQLPLYATEQAARDMDAVRAAVGDEKLTYLGYSYGTLLGATYAQLYPQRVRALVLDGAVDPQQKLIAGSESQAKGFERAFDNFNRWCAANAGRCPIAPDARGAVTSAIDKARVSPVRGTGGREATSGWVFYAVISSLYTESGWQELARAIDRLQGGDPTDVFKLADAYAGREDDGTYSNLFDANLAVNCADETEKPTRERIRQLQSQWREKYPLFGPALAVGMLGCVEWPGQRDPYPTGKAVGAPPVVVVGTTGDPATPYEQTAALASMLGVGRVLTWEGEGHTAYPQTACISAAVDAYLISLTVPREGLRCPAR
- a CDS encoding ATP-dependent DNA ligase, coding for MDLPINPPVEPMLAKSVPQLPTAAGMTYEPKWDGFRCIIFRDGDEVELASRGGKMMTRYFPEVVEQARSQLPSRCAVDGELIVIRRDGPGGQPRLDFELLAQRIHPAASRIKLLAETTPADFVAFDLLAIDDEALLDQPYPQRRARLEEALAKVRPPVHVTQITTDPQTARRWFEVFEGAGLDGLIVKPADLPYEPGKRLMFKVKHARTADVVVAGFRWHKSGPVVGSLLLGLYDDAGVLHHIGVSSSFTAARRKELLAELAPYRDVGGDHPWVHGDHERGQRIPGGVSRWTGTKNLEWEPLRPELVAEVGYDAMEGDRLRHTAQFVRWRPDRDPRSCRYDQLDRPIRFDVDQVLRGDPAAAAGSAPGPA
- a CDS encoding SRPBCC family protein, translated to MRFEKTTEIAADPDLVWAVQSDIDRWPEWTPSVRRAQRLEPGPLAVGSTARLEQPRLRPTVWRVTELEAGRGFVWVSRSPGVRSTGEHWIVPLPDGGVRVELALDLSGPLGPLLGWLYGDLVRRYIGMEADGLKRRCERG
- a CDS encoding DUF1990 family protein; protein product: MPELTYPEAGATRAGRLPAGYHHLRHRVRLPDGCLPAAGDAVLSWRMHRAAGVRMRTDAPRAEAGVRVTPGLGVGPLRLWAPTEVVWAEDGPDRAGFGYGTLPGHPERGEEAFLVTRDDSGAVWFEVLAFSRPDRWFVRAAGPLVRAFQHGYAWWLGRTLRRLCAPG